One genomic region from Aliarcobacter cryaerophilus ATCC 43158 encodes:
- a CDS encoding threonine/serine exporter family protein, with protein sequence MEFLLQLLIDATFAATASLGFGMVFNVPKYTLKYCALGGAIVYDLRTIFLHLNFGIEISTFLASAVIGIIALYWSRKYKIPRPVYTVASIIPILPGTYAFGAMIALIDINRFGASIELIELFVHNGLKAIAVLIAITFGLVLPSLYFLRLNRPIV encoded by the coding sequence ATGGAATTTTTATTACAATTACTCATAGATGCTACTTTTGCTGCAACTGCATCTTTGGGATTTGGGATGGTTTTTAATGTTCCAAAATATACTTTAAAATATTGCGCCTTAGGTGGAGCAATTGTTTATGATTTAAGAACTATATTTTTACACTTAAATTTCGGAATTGAAATATCTACATTTTTAGCTTCTGCAGTAATTGGGATAATAGCTTTATATTGGTCAAGAAAATACAAAATACCAAGACCTGTATATACTGTTGCTTCTATTATTCCTATTTTACCAGGGACTTATGCTTTTGGAGCGATGATTGCTTTAATAGATATTAATAGATTTGGTGCAAGTATTGAATTAATAGAGCTATTTGTTCACAACGGGCTTAAAGCTATTGCTGTTTTAATAGCTATCACTTTTGGTTTAGTTCTTCCATCTTTATATTTTTTAAGACTTAATCGCCCTATTGTTTAG
- a CDS encoding DedA family protein, with product MLSEIINFIVETVGQFGYAGIFIMMFLESSFFPFPSEVVMIPAGYLAYKGEMNIYAVILFGILGSLAGAIFNYYFALKLGRRFLMRYGKYFLISEDTILKMEDFFNKHGHISTFFGRLIPVVRQYISLPAGLARMNLFVFSVFTSLGAGIWVVILAFLGYFLGGNEELIKEYLHQIIIILLVLIVIFSYVYYKFTKRRNKRKI from the coding sequence TTGCTTTCTGAAATTATAAATTTTATAGTTGAAACTGTTGGTCAGTTTGGATATGCAGGTATTTTTATAATGATGTTTTTAGAGAGTTCTTTTTTCCCATTTCCATCAGAAGTTGTAATGATTCCAGCTGGATATTTAGCCTATAAAGGTGAAATGAATATCTATGCAGTAATTCTTTTTGGAATTTTAGGTTCACTTGCAGGGGCAATATTTAATTACTATTTTGCTTTAAAACTTGGAAGAAGATTTTTAATGAGATATGGAAAATATTTCTTGATTAGTGAAGATACAATATTAAAAATGGAAGACTTTTTTAATAAACATGGTCATATTTCTACTTTTTTTGGAAGATTAATTCCAGTTGTAAGACAATATATCTCTTTGCCAGCAGGACTTGCAAGAATGAATCTTTTTGTATTTTCAGTTTTTACAAGTTTAGGTGCTGGAATTTGGGTTGTGATACTAGCATTTCTTGGATATTTCTTAGGTGGAAATGAAGAGTTAATAAAAGAGTATTTACATCAAATAATAATTATATTGCTAGTATTAATTGTAATATTTAGTTATGTATATTATAAATTTACAAAAAGAAGAAACAAAAGAAAAATTTAA
- a CDS encoding AraC family transcriptional regulator → MKKSTYEKRAKIANDVMNYIYKYIDTNINIDELSCQLNISKFHLHRIFKEEFGKNIYESIKSIRLEKAANLLITNKFSTISTISSMIGYSSQTSFIRSFKQRFNMTPKEWKNGGYKEYSNKIVEEFSQDIKTKDFFNIEPTIEKMPQMKGYYIRHKGYDKTIKQTWAKLQTWIYTNEIKSYKQMALHHDNPIITPLNECQYIAIAVLDENEELKDLSLPTLDIPKGIYAKFSLNGKYGDVIKLIQWVYHVWLIKSGYETTTNPSYTIYEKNHFLSSDNEFILDFYLPIKYA, encoded by the coding sequence ATGAAAAAATCTACTTATGAAAAAAGAGCAAAAATTGCAAATGATGTTATGAATTATATTTATAAATATATTGATACAAACATAAATATAGATGAGTTAAGTTGTCAACTAAATATTAGTAAATTCCATCTTCATAGAATTTTTAAAGAAGAGTTTGGAAAAAATATTTATGAAAGTATTAAATCAATAAGACTTGAAAAAGCTGCAAATTTACTTATTACAAACAAGTTTTCAACTATTTCAACTATTTCTTCAATGATAGGATATAGTTCGCAAACTTCATTTATAAGAAGTTTTAAACAAAGATTTAACATGACACCAAAAGAGTGGAAAAATGGTGGTTATAAAGAGTATTCAAATAAAATAGTTGAAGAGTTTTCACAAGATATTAAAACTAAAGATTTTTTCAATATTGAACCAACAATTGAAAAAATGCCACAAATGAAAGGTTATTATATTAGGCATAAAGGTTATGATAAAACTATTAAACAAACTTGGGCAAAGCTTCAAACTTGGATATATACAAATGAGATAAAATCTTATAAACAAATGGCTTTGCATCACGATAATCCAATAATAACTCCACTTAATGAGTGCCAATATATTGCAATTGCTGTTTTAGATGAGAATGAAGAATTAAAAGATTTATCACTTCCAACCTTGGATATTCCAAAAGGAATTTATGCAAAGTTTAGTTTAAATGGAAAATATGGAGATGTAATAAAGCTAATTCAGTGGGTTTATCATGTTTGGCTAATAAAAAGTGGTTATGAAACAACAACAAATCCATCGTATACAATTTATGAGAAAAATCATTTTTTAAGTTCAGATAATGAGTTTATTTTAGATTTTTATCTACCAATAAAATATGCTTAA
- a CDS encoding 1-aminocyclopropane-1-carboxylate deaminase yields MQFINSKTSKIFLNNQKYFVKRDDLLHSDFSGNKARKFYYFLKNNLQGIEKIISHGSNQSNAMYSLSVLCKLKNLNFDYYVSHLPDILSKNPNGNYKESIKNGMNLIIAEVPQNFKENELFISEGGAVKEASFGIEILANEIKYWAKEQNFEDKKLKIFLPSGTGTTALYLQKFLPFEVFTCSCVGDDKYLKEQFLALEEKNHPKILKKEKKYHFGKLYKEFYFKHIELLKQTNIEFDLLYDSLGWIVFEDFVKNLENKDDFVFLYIHQGGVLGNKTMLERYKFKFSNYLDSI; encoded by the coding sequence ATGCAATTTATAAACTCAAAAACATCTAAAATTTTTTTAAACAATCAAAAATATTTTGTAAAAAGAGATGATTTGCTACATAGTGATTTTAGTGGAAATAAAGCTAGAAAATTTTACTACTTTTTAAAAAATAATTTACAAGGTATTGAAAAAATAATATCTCATGGCTCAAATCAATCAAATGCAATGTACTCTTTATCTGTTTTGTGCAAATTAAAAAATCTAAATTTTGACTACTATGTATCACATTTACCAGATATTTTAAGTAAAAATCCAAATGGAAATTACAAAGAATCAATTAAAAATGGTATGAATTTAATTATTGCTGAAGTTCCACAAAATTTTAAAGAAAATGAGTTATTCATAAGTGAAGGCGGAGCAGTAAAAGAGGCTAGCTTTGGAATAGAAATATTAGCAAACGAAATAAAATATTGGGCAAAAGAACAAAATTTTGAAGATAAGAAACTGAAAATATTTTTACCAAGCGGTACGGGAACAACTGCACTATATTTACAAAAATTTTTGCCTTTTGAAGTTTTTACTTGCTCTTGCGTAGGTGATGATAAGTACTTAAAAGAGCAGTTTTTAGCTTTAGAAGAAAAAAATCATCCAAAAATTTTAAAAAAAGAGAAAAAATATCATTTTGGAAAACTTTATAAAGAGTTTTATTTTAAACATATAGAACTTTTAAAACAAACAAATATAGAGTTTGACCTACTTTATGATAGTTTAGGATGGATTGTTTTTGAAGATTTTGTAAAAAATTTAGAAAATAAAGATGATTTCGTATTTTTATATATTCATCAAGGTGGAGTTTTAGGAAATAAAACGATGCTTGAAAGATATAAATTTAAATTTTCAAACTATTTAGACTCTATATAA
- a CDS encoding NUDIX domain-containing protein codes for MNSSIEYISNFKTSLDPYNGITILSEDLPEDILDFEQNLKDLIEKVKDNKNLIWIYIDIKKSNFIPIATKFGFTFHSCNSDYILLVKVLKQNAIVPTLANHTLGVGAVVINSKNEILLIKEIVRNEYYKLPGGHIDDAEMISQALSREVFEETGVVVDFEKIVSIGHFYPHQFHKSNLYVLCLAKPKSLKIDVKDKEEISEAIWLDIDEMFRRDDIHDYTKTIVKSAISNCGLYKSETPILGHLKNEFELFFVKESKN; via the coding sequence ATGAATAGTAGTATTGAATATATATCAAATTTTAAAACAAGCCTTGATCCATACAATGGAATAACAATTTTAAGTGAAGATTTACCAGAAGATATTTTGGATTTTGAACAAAACTTAAAAGATTTAATAGAAAAAGTAAAAGATAATAAAAATTTAATTTGGATTTATATAGACATAAAAAAATCAAACTTTATTCCAATAGCTACAAAATTTGGTTTTACATTTCACTCTTGTAATAGTGATTATATATTGCTTGTAAAAGTTTTAAAACAAAATGCGATAGTTCCAACTTTAGCAAATCATACTTTAGGTGTTGGAGCTGTTGTTATAAATAGTAAAAATGAGATTTTACTTATAAAAGAGATAGTTAGAAATGAGTATTATAAACTTCCAGGTGGTCATATTGATGATGCTGAGATGATTTCACAAGCTTTGAGTCGTGAAGTTTTTGAGGAGACTGGAGTTGTAGTAGATTTTGAAAAGATTGTATCTATTGGTCATTTTTACCCACATCAATTTCATAAATCAAACTTGTATGTTTTATGTCTTGCGAAGCCTAAAAGTTTAAAAATAGATGTAAAAGATAAAGAGGAGATAAGTGAAGCTATATGGCTAGATATAGATGAGATGTTTAGAAGAGATGATATTCATGATTACACAAAAACTATTGTAAAATCAGCGATTAGTAATTGTGGATTGTATAAAAGTGAAACTCCGATTTTAGGTCATCTTAAAAATGAATTTGAACTGTTTTTTGTAAAAGAAAGCAAAAACTAA
- a CDS encoding MotA/TolQ/ExbB proton channel family protein, producing the protein MNLLEFIDKGGIIVYILIFLNIIGFTIIIWKFTTLPQVNKTIAKIASRLDFNHSTNAQIEYEVKKLESGLVIIKNIAIISPLLGLLGTVVGIYSSFEEITIKGLGDPTIFSGGIAVALITTIAGIIVSIPHQIAYNHFISLVDKIEIKAKKELVKEENR; encoded by the coding sequence ATGAACTTATTAGAATTTATAGACAAGGGTGGGATTATAGTCTATATTTTAATTTTCTTAAATATTATTGGGTTTACAATAATTATTTGGAAATTTACAACTCTTCCTCAGGTCAATAAAACAATAGCAAAAATAGCTTCAAGATTGGATTTTAATCACTCAACAAATGCACAAATTGAGTATGAAGTAAAAAAATTAGAATCAGGTCTTGTAATTATAAAAAATATTGCAATAATCTCTCCACTCCTTGGACTTTTAGGAACTGTTGTTGGAATTTATAGTTCATTTGAAGAGATAACGATAAAAGGTTTAGGTGATCCTACAATATTTTCAGGTGGAATTGCAGTTGCTCTTATTACAACAATTGCTGGGATAATTGTATCAATTCCTCATCAAATAGCCTACAATCACTTCATAAGCCTTGTTGATAAAATCGAAATAAAAGCTAAAAAAGAGCTAGTAAAAGAAGAAAATAGATGA
- a CDS encoding threonine/serine exporter family protein translates to MLSYEEQSIITRGIVKAAVLMSEYGAESILIEQTAQRLGKVLGASSVEISLIPSAIVLTTLHHGQSVTTTRRVHHKPINMSIVCEIQKIVLDMEKSDNEVNYDIRYLYTILKQIEPNYYNRWLVVLMVALSCASFAYLQGGDFMSLVITFLASGIAMFTRQELSKRRFVMIIVFGITAFVATIISGLSKIYGFTDTPNIAMAASVLLLAPGFAFVNSFLDSFKGYMMMGWGRWMDGMILTLATSVGIILAIAILGLKA, encoded by the coding sequence ATGCTATCTTACGAAGAACAATCGATAATCACAAGAGGTATTGTAAAAGCTGCTGTTTTAATGAGCGAATATGGAGCTGAAAGTATTTTAATAGAGCAAACAGCTCAAAGATTAGGAAAAGTTTTAGGTGCTTCAAGTGTTGAAATATCTTTGATACCATCTGCAATAGTTTTAACAACTCTTCATCATGGACAATCTGTAACAACTACAAGAAGAGTCCACCATAAACCTATAAATATGAGTATAGTTTGTGAAATTCAAAAAATAGTTTTAGATATGGAAAAATCAGACAATGAAGTAAACTATGATATTAGATATTTATACACTATTTTAAAACAAATTGAGCCAAATTACTACAATAGATGGTTGGTTGTTCTTATGGTTGCTCTTAGTTGTGCATCTTTTGCATATTTACAAGGTGGTGATTTTATGTCTCTTGTTATCACTTTTTTAGCTTCAGGTATTGCTATGTTTACAAGACAAGAGTTATCAAAAAGAAGATTTGTGATGATTATAGTTTTTGGGATAACTGCTTTTGTAGCTACAATTATTTCTGGATTATCAAAAATATATGGCTTTACAGATACTCCAAATATTGCAATGGCAGCTAGTGTACTACTTTTGGCACCTGGATTTGCTTTTGTAAACTCTTTTTTAGACTCATTCAAAGGTTATATGATGATGGGTTGGGGACGATGGATGGATGGTATGATTTTAACACTTGCTACATCTGTTGGAATTATATTGGCTATTGCTATTTTAGGACTAAAGGCTTAA
- a CDS encoding RidA family protein has product MKKIISTTKAPSAIGPYNQATSFEKLVFTSGQIALDPKNMEILNGGVQEQTKQVMENLKAVLEEAGSSFENVLKTTCYLSDMDNFVAFNEIYGQYFKAETAPARSTVAVKTLPKNVLVEVDVIAFKN; this is encoded by the coding sequence ATGAAAAAAATAATAAGTACGACAAAAGCTCCAAGTGCTATTGGACCATATAATCAAGCAACTAGTTTTGAAAAATTAGTTTTTACTTCTGGACAAATTGCACTAGATCCAAAAAATATGGAGATTTTAAATGGTGGAGTTCAAGAGCAGACAAAACAAGTTATGGAAAATTTAAAAGCAGTTTTAGAAGAAGCTGGAAGCTCTTTTGAAAATGTATTAAAAACAACTTGTTATCTATCAGATATGGATAATTTTGTAGCTTTCAACGAAATCTATGGACAATATTTTAAAGCCGAAACTGCTCCTGCAAGAAGCACGGTTGCCGTTAAAACTTTACCAAAAAATGTTTTAGTTGAAGTGGATGTAATAGCATTTAAAAACTAA
- a CDS encoding aminotransferase-like domain-containing protein, producing MKRSFIREILEAIDEETISFAGGLPSENLFPKEDLKIATLKAIENPKVYQYTISNGINELREQIAQRYTNEGFPTTKENILITTGSQQAMYILAKFFENKDITIEEPSYLGAMNIFRLNYLKMQGVKLEDDGLNIDEFENSFKNTKLTYLIPDFQNPSATTYSNKKREEVSNIVKKYNGILIEDSPYSELYFEKKSKYISASVPNHSFHLGSFSKTLVPSLRIGWIRANEEKIKSLLIIKESIDLHSCGLSQYILAEYLKDEQKYEKHLQEIRDDYKAKAQFFSKSLKAIMPEFKHQTPKGGMFLYGGFEDKIDTFALVQECLKKKVVYVPGNQFYIDKIPNGEIRFNYTHSNFEQIEKGLKLIKSCL from the coding sequence ATGAAAAGATCATTTATTAGAGAGATTCTTGAAGCAATAGATGAAGAGACTATCTCATTTGCAGGAGGACTTCCAAGCGAAAATCTATTTCCAAAGGAAGATTTAAAAATAGCAACACTAAAAGCAATTGAGAATCCAAAAGTTTATCAATACACAATTAGCAATGGAATAAATGAACTAAGAGAGCAAATTGCACAAAGATATACAAATGAAGGTTTTCCTACAACAAAAGAAAATATCTTAATCACAACAGGAAGCCAACAAGCAATGTATATTTTGGCAAAGTTTTTTGAGAACAAAGATATCACTATTGAAGAACCTTCGTATTTGGGTGCTATGAATATTTTTAGATTAAATTATTTAAAAATGCAAGGTGTAAAATTAGAAGATGATGGCTTAAATATAGATGAGTTTGAAAATAGTTTTAAAAATACAAAATTAACTTATTTAATTCCTGATTTCCAAAATCCAAGTGCTACTACTTATAGTAATAAAAAGAGAGAAGAAGTTTCAAATATAGTAAAAAAATATAATGGAATTTTAATAGAAGATAGTCCATACAGCGAACTATACTTTGAGAAAAAAAGTAAATATATAAGTGCATCAGTACCAAACCACTCTTTTCATTTAGGAAGTTTTTCTAAAACTTTAGTTCCAAGTCTAAGAATTGGTTGGATAAGAGCAAATGAAGAAAAAATAAAATCTCTGTTGATAATAAAAGAGAGTATTGATTTACACTCTTGCGGTCTTTCACAATATATCTTAGCTGAGTATTTAAAAGATGAACAAAAATATGAAAAACATCTTCAAGAAATAAGAGATGACTATAAAGCAAAAGCACAATTTTTTTCAAAATCTTTAAAAGCTATAATGCCTGAATTTAAACATCAAACACCAAAAGGTGGAATGTTTTTATATGGTGGTTTTGAAGATAAGATTGACACTTTTGCTCTAGTTCAAGAGTGTTTAAAGAAAAAGGTTGTTTATGTTCCAGGAAATCAGTTTTATATAGACAAAATACCAAATGGTGAGATAAGATTCAACTATACCCACTCAAATTTTGAGCAGATTGAAAAAGGTCTTAAACTAATAAAAAGTTGTCTATAA
- the trmD gene encoding tRNA (guanosine(37)-N1)-methyltransferase TrmD, with amino-acid sequence MKFTFVTLFPNLIEPYLKDSILNRAVESNLISYEFYNPRDFTTNKHKKVDDAMVGGGAGMLLSCQPLFDCLDDIKRKDEDAYIIFPLAAAKPFRQSDAKRLSNKKNIVMVSGRYEGIDERVIEKYACEVFSIGEYILTGGELPSLVMADAISRNVQGVLGNDASLDVESYENNLLEAPSFTKPENYKNLFVVKEYLKGNHSKICDLKFHMSICRTKYYRPNKERR; translated from the coding sequence TTGAAGTTTACTTTTGTTACACTTTTCCCAAATTTAATTGAACCATACTTAAAAGACTCTATATTAAATAGAGCAGTTGAATCAAACTTAATAAGTTATGAATTTTATAATCCTAGAGATTTTACAACAAACAAACACAAAAAAGTAGATGATGCTATGGTTGGTGGAGGCGCAGGAATGCTTCTATCTTGTCAGCCACTTTTTGATTGTCTAGATGATATAAAAAGAAAAGATGAAGATGCTTATATAATTTTTCCACTTGCAGCTGCTAAACCATTTAGGCAAAGTGATGCAAAAAGATTATCAAATAAGAAAAATATTGTAATGGTGAGTGGAAGATATGAAGGAATTGATGAGCGAGTTATTGAAAAATATGCTTGTGAGGTTTTTTCTATCGGAGAGTATATTTTAACAGGTGGTGAACTTCCATCTTTGGTTATGGCGGATGCAATATCTAGAAATGTTCAAGGAGTTCTTGGAAATGATGCTTCTTTAGATGTTGAGAGTTATGAAAATAATCTTTTAGAAGCACCATCTTTTACAAAACCAGAAAATTATAAAAATTTATTTGTCGTTAAAGAATATTTAAAGGGAAACCATAGTAAAATTTGCGACTTAAAATTTCATATGTCCATTTGTAGGACGAAATACTATAGACCCAATAAGGAAAGACGATGA
- the metE gene encoding 5-methyltetrahydropteroyltriglutamate--homocysteine S-methyltransferase, which yields MSKNYVIGFPRIGEKRELKKVLEDFWAKRVDFSEVKYVAENLRKRHWNYQKEAKIDFIASNDFSLYDNMLDSSILLGAIPQRFQHLRNEELYFAMARGNDNCVAMEMTKWFNTNYHYIVPEISKDTTFKLNSKKVIEEYKEALELGINTKINLIGAITYLGLSKSVDNSDIFAHISSVVKVYKELLEEISKLNENIVVQFDEPLFVKDLEPKILSLLKPVYDELSSVSSNIKIVVTTYFEHSNEATKILVNTPIWALGLDFIHGIKNLESLEFIKNSNKVLIAGVIDARNIWKSNFEDKLNLLNTISNVVSKENIVVGTSCSLLHVPFTLSYEDNLDKEIKSWLSFANEKLKELNLVSKKFFGSKLSLEDIANIEKNKKDNTLRKISTRVHNNSIQEEIKNLKICQRADKFEDRIKIQREFFKYDALTTTTIGSFPQTPLIRENRKQYKSNAISKEQYENEIKKYIDDCIAFQEEINLDVLVHGEPERNDMVEYFGQLLDGFAFTSNAWVQSYGSRCVKPPLIFGDVSRPKAMTVDWIKYAQSRTKKVVKGMLTGPVTILNWSFVRDDLPRNEVTKQIALAINKEVDDLQNSGIKMIQVDEAAFKEGYPLRAENIKAYENWAVENFKLSVSCAKADTQIHTHMCYSEFNDIIKTIEAMDADVISIETARSGNRLLKIFKDVNYKQEIGPGIYDIHSPRVPSVEEMVAQINALTEVLPKEQLWINPDCGLKTRKWPEVKESLKNMVEAVQIVKQNR from the coding sequence ATGTCAAAAAATTATGTAATAGGATTTCCACGAATTGGAGAAAAAAGAGAGCTTAAAAAAGTTTTAGAAGATTTTTGGGCAAAAAGAGTTGATTTTAGTGAAGTAAAATATGTGGCAGAAAATTTGCGAAAAAGACACTGGAATTATCAAAAAGAGGCAAAAATAGATTTCATAGCTTCAAATGATTTTTCACTATATGATAATATGTTAGACAGTTCTATTTTACTAGGAGCTATTCCACAAAGATTTCAACACCTAAGAAATGAAGAGTTATATTTTGCAATGGCTAGAGGCAATGATAATTGCGTTGCAATGGAGATGACAAAATGGTTTAATACAAACTATCACTATATTGTTCCAGAAATATCTAAAGATACAACATTTAAACTAAACTCTAAAAAAGTTATAGAAGAGTATAAAGAAGCATTAGAGCTTGGAATTAATACAAAAATAAATTTAATCGGTGCAATTACTTATTTAGGACTCTCTAAAAGTGTTGATAATAGTGATATTTTTGCTCATATTTCTAGTGTTGTAAAAGTTTATAAAGAGCTTTTAGAAGAAATTTCAAAACTAAATGAGAATATTGTTGTTCAATTTGATGAGCCTTTATTTGTAAAAGATTTAGAACCAAAAATTTTATCTCTTTTAAAACCAGTTTATGATGAGCTTTCATCTGTTTCATCAAATATAAAAATAGTTGTTACAACTTATTTTGAGCACTCAAATGAAGCTACAAAAATTTTAGTAAACACTCCTATTTGGGCTTTAGGATTAGATTTTATTCATGGAATTAAAAATTTAGAGAGTTTAGAATTTATTAAAAATTCAAATAAAGTTTTAATAGCTGGAGTTATTGATGCTAGAAACATTTGGAAAAGTAATTTTGAAGATAAATTAAATCTTCTAAATACAATATCAAATGTAGTTTCAAAAGAAAATATCGTAGTAGGAACTTCTTGCTCGCTTTTACATGTTCCTTTTACTCTAAGTTATGAAGATAATTTAGATAAAGAGATTAAATCTTGGCTTTCATTTGCAAATGAGAAATTAAAAGAGTTAAATCTTGTTTCAAAAAAGTTTTTTGGCTCAAAACTATCTTTAGAAGATATTGCAAATATTGAAAAAAACAAAAAAGATAATACTTTAAGAAAAATATCTACTAGAGTTCATAATAACAGTATTCAAGAAGAGATTAAAAATCTAAAAATTTGTCAAAGAGCAGATAAGTTTGAAGATAGAATAAAAATTCAAAGAGAGTTTTTTAAATATGATGCACTTACAACCACAACAATTGGTTCATTTCCTCAAACACCTCTTATAAGAGAGAATAGAAAACAATATAAATCAAATGCTATTTCAAAAGAGCAATATGAAAATGAAATCAAAAAATACATTGATGATTGTATTGCATTTCAAGAAGAGATTAATCTTGATGTACTAGTTCATGGAGAGCCTGAAAGAAATGATATGGTTGAATATTTTGGACAGTTATTGGATGGTTTTGCATTTACTTCTAATGCTTGGGTTCAATCTTATGGAAGTAGATGTGTAAAACCACCTTTGATTTTTGGAGATGTTTCACGACCAAAAGCTATGACAGTTGATTGGATAAAATATGCTCAAAGCAGAACTAAAAAAGTAGTTAAAGGAATGCTAACAGGTCCAGTTACAATTCTTAACTGGTCATTTGTAAGAGATGATTTACCAAGAAATGAGGTAACAAAACAAATTGCACTTGCAATAAACAAAGAAGTTGATGATTTACAAAATAGTGGAATAAAAATGATTCAAGTTGATGAAGCTGCATTTAAAGAGGGTTATCCTTTAAGAGCTGAAAATATAAAAGCTTATGAAAATTGGGCTGTAGAGAATTTTAAATTAAGCGTAAGTTGTGCAAAAGCAGATACTCAAATTCATACTCACATGTGTTATAGTGAGTTTAATGATATTATAAAAACTATTGAAGCTATGGATGCAGATGTTATCTCTATTGAAACAGCAAGAAGTGGAAATAGACTTTTAAAAATATTTAAAGATGTAAACTATAAACAAGAAATTGGACCTGGAATTTATGATATTCATAGTCCTAGAGTTCCAAGTGTTGAGGAGATGGTAGCTCAAATAAATGCTTTAACTGAAGTTTTACCAAAAGAGCAATTATGGATAAATCCTGATTGTGGTTTGAAAACTAGAAAATGGCCAGAAGTAAAAGAGAGCCTAAAAAATATGGTTGAAGCTGTACAAATTGTAAAACAAAACAGATAA
- the rplS gene encoding 50S ribosomal protein L19: protein MKNRYIASFEAAQIASKEVPAFRAGDTLRLGVEIKEGEKKRVQTFEGVVIGRSGNGVDATFTIRKLGANNIGVERIFPLYCESLQAIEVLRRGDVRRAKLNYLRALKGKAAKIRELKR, encoded by the coding sequence ATGAAGAACAGATATATAGCAAGTTTTGAAGCAGCTCAAATAGCTTCTAAAGAAGTTCCAGCATTTAGAGCGGGAGATACATTAAGACTTGGTGTTGAGATTAAAGAGGGTGAGAAAAAAAGAGTTCAAACTTTCGAAGGTGTAGTAATTGGAAGAAGCGGAAACGGTGTTGATGCTACATTTACTATTAGAAAACTTGGAGCAAATAATATTGGTGTTGAGAGAATTTTTCCACTATATTGTGAATCTTTACAAGCTATTGAAGTGTTAAGAAGAGGTGATGTAAGAAGAGCTAAACTTAACTACTTAAGAGCACTAAAAGGTAAAGCTGCGAAAATAAGAGAGCTAAAAAGATAA